In Spirochaetota bacterium, a single window of DNA contains:
- a CDS encoding DUF1957 domain-containing protein, which yields MPKLCILLHAHLPYVRNTSTLLPLEEVWLYQNIAECYIPLIQMCKKLVKKDIAPSISLSLSPTLLTMLQQKYYHTRFKNWAAVMLDAVALLKKKNDRAHAALNFYHDFIINSLSYFEKINGDCVNAFGELFKTNSIELLTTAGTHPFFPLFRNYSFLLGLQIQAGIHLFERNFDTMPQGFWIPELGYFTGIDSCLCTHSIAYTFVNDRSVLLAKNLPSTANFFPAKTPLGLVVFPRDAVLSMKIWSSHSGYPGHPVYREFHHDAMYELQELSPQFEHRQLGLKIYAITGTQQKEYYDPEKAKQIVQIHVDDFINTILTRASDVTRIIKRAPVFMVPFDAELFGHWWFEGPLFLELLIEAIASRDDIACVTPQELLKADMEIIEPVESSWGKGNDFSTWYNAKVRWYVMELEKLLYRFGRVVHENTAAVQQCARELMLAMASDWQFMISTQSFPDYAQKRIEDHIHASSTILDIIERGIRNDAYIQDRFEKYPVFDDIGSIIAGALR from the coding sequence GTGCCCAAGCTATGCATTTTGCTGCATGCGCATCTTCCTTATGTTAGGAATACTTCAACACTCTTGCCACTTGAAGAGGTATGGTTGTATCAGAACATTGCTGAGTGCTATATTCCACTTATTCAAATGTGTAAAAAACTTGTAAAGAAAGATATTGCCCCTTCCATATCGCTTTCACTAAGCCCAACATTGCTTACGATGTTACAGCAAAAGTACTATCATACTCGTTTTAAAAACTGGGCTGCTGTAATGCTTGATGCTGTAGCACTTCTTAAAAAGAAGAACGATAGGGCGCATGCTGCTTTGAATTTTTATCATGATTTTATTATAAATTCACTTTCATACTTTGAAAAAATCAATGGAGATTGTGTCAATGCCTTTGGTGAATTGTTCAAGACCAACTCTATTGAATTGCTGACAACAGCAGGCACTCATCCTTTTTTCCCTCTTTTCAGAAACTATTCTTTTTTGCTGGGTTTACAAATTCAGGCGGGAATACATCTATTTGAACGCAATTTTGACACAATGCCGCAAGGATTCTGGATTCCAGAGCTTGGTTACTTTACGGGAATAGATTCATGTCTGTGTACACATTCTATTGCCTATACCTTTGTAAATGACAGGAGTGTACTGCTTGCAAAAAACCTTCCATCAACTGCAAATTTTTTTCCAGCAAAAACACCCTTGGGGCTGGTGGTGTTCCCTCGTGATGCTGTATTGTCAATGAAAATCTGGTCATCACACTCTGGATATCCTGGCCATCCCGTGTACAGGGAGTTTCATCACGATGCAATGTATGAATTACAGGAGCTATCGCCACAATTTGAACACAGACAGCTGGGCTTAAAAATTTATGCTATTACCGGCACCCAGCAAAAAGAATACTATGATCCAGAGAAGGCAAAGCAGATAGTACAGATACATGTTGATGATTTTATTAATACAATACTTACGCGTGCCAGTGATGTTACACGTATTATCAAGCGTGCTCCTGTGTTTATGGTGCCATTTGATGCTGAATTGTTTGGTCACTGGTGGTTTGAAGGACCGCTGTTTTTAGAATTGCTTATTGAAGCTATAGCTTCACGTGATGATATTGCTTGTGTCACCCCGCAAGAATTGTTGAAGGCTGATATGGAAATTATTGAACCTGTGGAATCATCGTGGGGGAAAGGCAATGATTTTTCCACCTGGTACAATGCAAAAGTACGCTGGTATGTAATGGAACTTGAAAAATTGCTGTATAGGTTTGGCCGTGTTGTTCATGAAAACACTGCTGCAGTTCAGCAGTGTGCACGAGAGCTAATGCTTGCAATGGCTTCAGATTGGCAATTTATGATATCAACGCAAAGCTTCCCTGACTATGCACAAAAGCGAATTGAAGACCATATTCATGCTTCTTCAACCATTCTTGATATAATTGAGAGAGG